One genomic window of Arthrobacter caoxuetaonis includes the following:
- a CDS encoding MFS transporter small subunit: MSKVQLTISWLLVGIPLAYGVFQTLTKAAALFG; the protein is encoded by the coding sequence ATGAGCAAGGTTCAACTGACCATCAGCTGGCTGCTGGTAGGCATCCCGCTGGCCTACGGTGTTTTCCAGACGCTTACCAAGGCCGCAGCACTCTTCGGCTGA